The Syngnathoides biaculeatus isolate LvHL_M chromosome 6, ASM1980259v1, whole genome shotgun sequence genome has a window encoding:
- the nyx gene encoding nyctalopin, with product MTVIAFTVSVLCLCLAAPAAAPSRWACARACPRSCSCTQEKSCSVLCDRSGLAELPAEFPCEASAINLDKNRLKFLSEKAFGTLPSLKSLSLDHNNISFITPGAFKGLPNLLELKMAHNEYISYLHTRTFTGLKKLARLDLSDCNLFNIPDRIFIEQTALKELLCFQNKFRRIPGAIRGMENLTHIYLERSKIEAVAYNSLLGLGGLKYLNLQENRINVIHDQAFQDLARLENFYLNDNLLSDLPPLAFKGLARLKMLNLGGNRLINISETCFGDLAELETLYLDRNRLLYIEEGTFQNLTSLITLHLNSNNLSSLPLPVFRPIYFLGRLYLFKNPWHCDCSLEWLKDWMENYNLVRDIPCSSPSSVAGLDLGEVVFAKVNGTCADPAELNLTAAPSEAPSAAENRFNSLISRLLQQEVREDAANGTDGARNGTLPDADDGGLAAGVAGRRGHAWPPALCFLAAWLVFGFPRAEWWTFPLGDARNVRRDGKRTFL from the exons ATGACGGTCATCGCTTTCACCG TGTCCGTGCTGTGCCTGTGCCTggcggcgccggcggcggcCCCGTCCCGCTGGGCTTGCGCCCGGGCCTGTCCGCGGTCCTGTTCCTGCACGCAAGAGAAGAGCTGCAGCGTGCTGTGCGACCGTTCCGGCCTGGCCGAGCTGCCCGCAGAGTTCCCCTGCGAGGCCTCGGCCATCAACCTGGACAAGAACAGACTTAAGTTCCTGTCGGAAAAGGCCTTCGGGACCCTGCCGTCGCTCAAGTCCCTCTCGCTGGACCACAACAACATCTCCTTCATCACCCCCGGAGCCTTCAAG GGCCTCCCCAACCTGCTGGAACTGAAAATGGCGCACAACGAGTACATCAGCTACCTTCACACCAGGACCTTCACGGGCCTCAAGAAGCTGGCGCGCCTGGACCTGTCCGACTGCAACCTCTTCAACATCCCGGACCGGATCTTCATCGAGCAGACGGCGCTCAAGGAGCTGCTCTGCTTCCAGAACAAGTTCCGCAGGATCCCCGGCGCCATCCGCGGCATGGAGAACCTGACCCACATCTACCTGGAGAGGAGCAAGATCGAGGCGGTGGCCTACAACTCGCTGCTGGGGCTGGGCGGCCTCAA GTATTTGAACCTGCAAGAGAACCGCATCAACGTCATCCACGACCAGGCCTTCCAGGACCTGGCGCGACTGGAGAACTTCTACCTGAACGACAACCTGCTGTCCGACCTGCCGCCGCTCGCCTTCAAGGGCCTGGCTCGCCTCAAGATGCTCAACCTCGGCGGCAACCGGCTGATCAATATCTCCGAGACCTGCTTCGGTGACCTGGCGGAGCTGGAGACCCTCTACCTGGACAGGAACCGGCTGCTGTACATCGAGGAGGGAACCTTCCAGAACCTGACCAGCCTGATCACGCTCCATCTGAACAGCAACAACCTCAGCAGCCTCCCCCTCCCGGTGTTCCGGCCCATTTACTTCCTGGGCCGCCTCTACCTCTTCAAGAACCCCTGGCACTGCGACTGCTCCCTGGAGTGGCTGAAGGACTGGATGGAGAACTACAACCTGGTGCGGGACATCCCCTGCTCCTCGCCGTCGTCCGTGGCGGGCCTGGATCTGGGCGAGGTGGTCTTTGCCAAAGTCAACGGCACCTGCGCCGATCCCGCCGAACTCAACCTGACCGCCGCGCCCTCGGAGGCGCCGTCCGCCGCGGAGAACCGCTTCAACAGCCTCATCTCCAGGCTCCTGCAGCAGGAAGTCCGGGAAGACGCGGCCAACGGGACGGACGGCGCTCGCAACGGGACCCTCCCGGACGCCGACGACGGAGGGCTCGCCGCGGGGGTCGCGGGGCGACGGGGTCACGCGTGGCCGCCGGCTCTGTGTTTCCTCGCCGCTTGGctggtctttggttttcctcGGGCGGAATGGTGGACTTTCCCGCTCGGGGATGCGCGGAATGTCCGCCGGGACGGCAAAAGGACCTTTCTATAA